The Deinococcus koreensis genome window below encodes:
- a CDS encoding DUF4388 domain-containing protein produces the protein MQGLLSDIPLLGALELIHSTRQTGVLDVQAEVPYAVAFVGGEIVSGGILDWLGLEALYASPLVPEVGSFAFTKKAVTGQALGGYTHLISDWARTSDEWSQLCAVIGSPSGYFRGAEPLFEREGGRSVRAAAREAEVPVFEVAQFVAQALRDGRLEAVERYEWFRLKLHAAPRRGAGGVPRVAEPLEPLGQMIAGGMPIREARARLLNELKMGLRFPGSGWVWRDLVWEVQADLNVVDTPPERAAPP, from the coding sequence ATGCAGGGCCTCCTGAGTGACATCCCGCTGCTGGGCGCGCTGGAACTGATCCACTCGACCCGCCAGACCGGCGTGCTGGATGTCCAGGCCGAGGTGCCCTACGCGGTGGCCTTCGTGGGCGGCGAGATCGTCTCCGGCGGCATCCTCGACTGGCTGGGCCTGGAGGCGCTGTACGCCAGTCCGCTCGTTCCCGAGGTGGGCTCGTTCGCGTTCACCAAAAAGGCGGTCACCGGTCAGGCGCTGGGGGGCTACACCCACCTGATCTCCGACTGGGCGCGCACCAGCGACGAATGGAGCCAGCTGTGCGCCGTGATCGGCAGTCCCAGCGGCTACTTCCGGGGGGCCGAGCCGCTGTTCGAGCGCGAGGGCGGGCGCTCGGTGCGGGCGGCGGCCCGCGAGGCCGAGGTGCCGGTCTTCGAGGTGGCGCAGTTCGTGGCCCAGGCCCTGCGCGACGGGCGGCTGGAGGCGGTCGAGCGCTACGAGTGGTTCCGCCTGAAACTGCACGCGGCGCCGCGCCGGGGCGCGGGCGGCGTGCCCCGTGTGGCCGAACCGCTGGAACCCCTGGGACAGATGATCGCGGGGGGCATGCCGATCCGCGAGGCCCGCGCCCGGCTGCTGAACGAGCTGAAGATGGGCCTGCGTTTTCCCGGCAGCGGCTGGGTCTGGCGCGATCTGGTCTGGGAAGTCCAGGCCGACCTGAACGTGGTGGACACGCCGCCCGAACGGGCCGCACCCCCCTGA
- a CDS encoding NAD(P)H-hydrate dehydratase: MTAFVLSPQGARRVDERLERAGLLDLAMEEAGRGVADVLHAHYPGGRVLLLAGGGANGGDAFVAARHLQVLGRDVDVLALPSTHPLTRLNRRRWRSVGGETGLLSPRSLRRALAGAGVVVDGLLGTGFTPPVRPALAQWLAQVQRWREQRADRRVVAIDLPSGLDAASSEVTDEVVQADHTVTFMGWKPALLFGAAAARAGQVTLLPLRVVPEWVQEHAQATRPSDPEVAALLPVRRADAHKGSAGRVWIVGGHPGTTGAAAMAGVGALRAGAGLVTIHSLAEVPLVTPELMVRRHPDWPATLLELGRSPLPGALAVGMGLGPEAAAVARAALSWNVPTVLDADALQPELAGAGHDRCIWTPHPGEAARLLGVDTREVARDPLMAARALQSRLGGVVVLKGGPSVVAHPAGLSVSRGGHPGMASAGMGDTLSGVLAALLGQGLDTPGAAIAGVRLHARAGERAGARHGYGLIASDVAGELGGAWADLLADREAGIQACRSAGVMLASGHAGPPE, translated from the coding sequence GTGACCGCATTCGTCCTGAGCCCCCAGGGGGCGCGGCGGGTCGACGAGCGGCTGGAGCGCGCGGGGCTGCTCGACCTGGCCATGGAGGAGGCCGGGCGCGGCGTGGCCGATGTCCTGCACGCGCACTATCCGGGGGGCCGGGTGCTGCTGCTGGCCGGGGGCGGAGCGAACGGGGGCGACGCCTTCGTGGCGGCCCGCCACCTGCAGGTGCTGGGGCGCGACGTGGACGTGCTGGCCCTGCCGTCGACGCACCCGCTGACCCGCCTGAACCGTCGGCGCTGGCGCTCGGTCGGGGGCGAGACCGGACTCCTCAGCCCCCGTAGCCTGCGCCGGGCGCTGGCCGGAGCCGGCGTGGTGGTCGACGGCCTGCTGGGCACCGGTTTCACGCCCCCCGTGCGCCCAGCCCTGGCCCAGTGGCTGGCCCAGGTGCAGCGCTGGCGGGAGCAGCGCGCGGATCGGCGGGTGGTCGCCATCGACCTGCCCAGCGGCCTGGACGCGGCCTCGTCGGAGGTGACGGACGAGGTGGTTCAGGCCGACCACACGGTCACCTTCATGGGCTGGAAGCCAGCCCTGCTGTTCGGCGCGGCCGCCGCGCGGGCCGGACAGGTCACGCTGCTGCCGCTGCGGGTGGTGCCGGAATGGGTGCAGGAACATGCCCAGGCCACGCGGCCCAGCGACCCCGAGGTCGCCGCGCTGCTGCCCGTGCGCCGCGCCGACGCCCATAAGGGCAGCGCCGGGCGGGTCTGGATCGTGGGCGGGCACCCCGGCACCACGGGCGCGGCGGCGATGGCGGGGGTGGGGGCGCTGCGGGCCGGCGCCGGTCTGGTGACCATCCACTCCCTGGCCGAGGTGCCGCTGGTCACGCCGGAGCTGATGGTGCGCCGGCACCCGGACTGGCCGGCGACCCTTCTGGAGCTGGGCCGCTCTCCCCTGCCGGGCGCCCTGGCGGTGGGCATGGGCCTGGGGCCGGAAGCCGCCGCCGTGGCCCGCGCGGCGCTGTCCTGGAACGTGCCCACCGTGCTGGACGCCGACGCGCTGCAGCCCGAGCTGGCGGGCGCCGGCCACGACCGCTGCATCTGGACGCCCCACCCCGGCGAGGCGGCCCGGCTGCTGGGAGTGGACACCCGCGAGGTCGCCCGTGACCCACTGATGGCGGCGCGAGCCCTGCAGTCGCGGCTGGGCGGCGTGGTGGTGCTCAAGGGCGGGCCGAGCGTGGTGGCCCACCCGGCGGGCCTGAGCGTGTCGCGCGGGGGGCATCCGGGCATGGCCAGCGCCGGCATGGGCGACACGCTCTCGGGCGTGCTGGCGGCGCTGCTCGGGCAGGGACTGGACACCCCCGGCGCCGCCATCGCGGGGGTGCGCCTGCACGCGCGGGCCGGTGAGCGCGCCGGGGCGCGGCACGGCTACGGGTTGATCGCCTCGGACGTGGCCGGGGAACTCGGGGGCGCCTGGGCGGATCTCCTGGCCGACCGGGAGGCCGGCATTCAAGCCTGCCGCTCCGCGGGGGTCATGCTAGCTTCAGGCCATGCAGGGCCTCCTGAGTGA
- the rsmA gene encoding 16S rRNA (adenine(1518)-N(6)/adenine(1519)-N(6))-dimethyltransferase RsmA: MTQPDPVSAPTESQHEGTPATRTVPLHSPARVRELLARHGLRPTKSLGQNFLIDGNILRAIAEAGGAGAGGHVLEVGPGLGVLSAEIASRGARVTALEKDERLRPVLAETLQGLDVTVVWGDALDFDYAGLPGGTRVIANLPYYITGPLLSRFMRAAPIVSATVLVQKEVAQRLVSPPGSDSYGFLSALAALYGSVRHVRDVPKGAFLPAPDVTSSVIRLDFDRSRPPPPPELERFVEAALHHRRKTLRNNLRMVGHDAAQIDGALADIGLRPDVRAEDVPLAALEAVARKLGVIR, encoded by the coding sequence GTGACCCAGCCCGATCCAGTTTCCGCCCCCACCGAGTCCCAGCACGAAGGCACGCCGGCCACCAGAACGGTGCCCCTGCACTCGCCCGCCCGCGTGCGCGAACTGCTGGCCCGCCACGGCCTGCGCCCGACCAAGAGCCTGGGGCAGAACTTCCTGATCGACGGCAACATCCTGCGCGCCATCGCCGAGGCGGGCGGGGCCGGGGCCGGCGGGCACGTGCTGGAGGTCGGCCCCGGCCTGGGCGTCCTCAGCGCCGAGATCGCCTCGCGCGGCGCGCGGGTCACGGCGCTGGAAAAAGACGAGCGCCTGCGGCCGGTGCTGGCCGAGACCCTCCAGGGGCTGGACGTCACGGTGGTCTGGGGCGACGCGCTGGACTTCGATTACGCCGGCCTGCCCGGCGGCACCCGGGTCATCGCCAACCTGCCCTACTACATCACGGGGCCGCTGCTGAGCCGCTTCATGCGGGCCGCGCCCATCGTGTCGGCCACCGTCCTGGTGCAGAAGGAAGTGGCCCAGCGGCTGGTGTCCCCGCCGGGCAGCGACAGCTACGGCTTCCTCAGCGCCCTGGCGGCCCTGTACGGCAGCGTGCGCCACGTGCGGGACGTGCCCAAGGGGGCCTTCCTGCCCGCGCCGGACGTGACCAGCTCGGTGATCCGCCTGGACTTCGACCGCTCCCGCCCGCCCCCGCCGCCCGAACTGGAGCGCTTCGTCGAGGCCGCGCTGCACCACCGCCGCAAGACCCTGCGCAACAACCTGCGGATGGTCGGCCACGACGCGGCGCAGATCGACGGGGCCCTGGCGGACATTGGCCTGCGCCCCGACGTCCGCGCCGAGGACGTGCCCCTGGCTGCACTGGAAGCGGTCGCCCGGAAACTGGGCGTGATACGGTAA
- a CDS encoding tetratricopeptide repeat protein, with the protein MTEPAGVGLSAPATALPDLNELIHAAEWRRALATARLSGADPDVQEALSAVVGIQEGLRARRYPAARRALADLKRAIQDAPAGELSVLRRLLDPAALERAVAALDSRPAPRGEVAQSLEARLAPALELGLTRAEALNSLGVQAALLDDTAGARAHFEEALLADPAHYRALTNLGNLDLEAGQSAEAEARYRQALKIHPDYDGAHHNLGVALRRQGRVGESVSSIRRGQRLGMRRSKEDTDAEMREQFSVSPLLKWLRWGVLALVAVVIVLALRGALS; encoded by the coding sequence ATGACGGAACCCGCCGGGGTCGGCCTGAGCGCTCCCGCCACTGCACTGCCCGACCTGAACGAACTGATCCACGCCGCCGAGTGGCGCCGCGCGCTGGCCACCGCCCGGCTGTCCGGCGCCGATCCGGACGTGCAGGAGGCCCTGAGCGCGGTGGTCGGCATTCAGGAGGGCCTGCGGGCACGCCGCTACCCGGCGGCCCGACGCGCCCTGGCCGACCTGAAGCGGGCCATACAGGACGCCCCGGCGGGCGAGCTGAGCGTGCTGCGCCGGCTGCTCGACCCGGCCGCCCTGGAACGGGCCGTCGCCGCGCTGGACAGCCGCCCGGCGCCCAGGGGCGAGGTGGCGCAGAGCCTGGAGGCCCGGCTGGCGCCCGCGCTGGAACTGGGCCTGACCCGCGCCGAGGCGCTGAACTCACTGGGCGTGCAGGCGGCCCTGCTGGACGACACGGCGGGCGCCCGCGCCCACTTCGAGGAAGCGCTGCTGGCCGATCCCGCCCACTACCGGGCGCTGACCAACCTGGGCAACCTCGATCTGGAGGCCGGCCAGAGCGCGGAGGCCGAGGCCCGCTACCGTCAGGCCCTGAAGATCCACCCCGACTACGACGGTGCCCATCACAACCTGGGGGTGGCGCTGCGCCGCCAGGGCCGGGTCGGGGAATCCGTCAGCTCGATCCGGCGCGGCCAGCGGCTGGGGATGCGCCGCTCCAAGGAGGACACCGACGCGGAGATGCGCGAGCAGTTCTCGGTCAGTCCGCTGCTCAAATGGCTGCGCTGGGGCGTGCTCGCGCTGGTCGCCGTGGTCATCGTCCTGGCCCTGCGCGGCGCGCTGAGCTGA
- a CDS encoding carbohydrate kinase family protein — protein MKFYVIGDVTVDHLYHLDHLPRPGEEVTPLRSSMKPGGAGGTISVTLARLGHTVTLAARVGSDPFAEYAMSQVRLSGVGMGAIQQDERHLTSTITVMQTEHGERTMISDGAANRQLDPAKLKKKDIEASDALIVNAYSLIEGPQREYSLQAIEYARAAKRAVPVFIDLGTGAVNKARTSLLDDVIGADYLSLNQHELQALTGTGSISAALAKLGQAGAQRVVVKVGKMGSITWTPTETELVDAVLPEGDVVDSTGAGDTFTATFAHAVLGGLSMAQAAKAANAAGALAATSVGAQERPITAADLADVLPKAKK, from the coding sequence GTGAAGTTCTACGTTATTGGCGATGTCACCGTCGACCACCTCTACCACCTTGATCACCTGCCCCGGCCCGGCGAGGAAGTCACGCCCCTGCGCTCCAGCATGAAGCCGGGCGGCGCGGGCGGCACCATCAGCGTCACGCTGGCCCGGCTGGGGCACACGGTCACGCTGGCGGCGCGGGTCGGCTCCGACCCCTTCGCCGAGTACGCCATGAGCCAGGTGCGCCTCAGCGGCGTGGGCATGGGCGCCATCCAGCAGGACGAGCGGCACCTGACCAGCACCATCACGGTCATGCAGACCGAGCACGGCGAGCGCACCATGATCAGCGACGGCGCCGCCAACCGGCAGCTCGATCCGGCCAAACTGAAGAAGAAGGACATCGAGGCCAGCGACGCCCTGATCGTGAACGCCTACAGCCTCATCGAGGGGCCGCAGCGCGAGTACTCCCTGCAGGCCATCGAGTACGCCCGCGCCGCGAAGAGGGCGGTGCCGGTGTTCATCGACCTGGGCACCGGCGCCGTGAACAAGGCCCGCACCAGCCTGCTGGACGACGTGATCGGCGCGGACTACCTGAGCCTGAACCAGCACGAACTGCAGGCCCTGACCGGCACGGGTTCCATCAGCGCGGCGCTGGCCAAACTCGGGCAGGCGGGGGCGCAGCGCGTGGTCGTCAAGGTCGGCAAGATGGGCTCCATTACCTGGACGCCGACCGAGACCGAACTGGTGGACGCCGTGCTGCCCGAGGGCGACGTCGTGGACTCGACGGGCGCGGGCGACACCTTCACCGCCACCTTCGCGCACGCCGTCCTGGGGGGGCTGAGCATGGCCCAGGCCGCGAAAGCCGCGAACGCCGCCGGGGCGCTGGCCGCCACCAGCGTGGGCGCGCAGGAACGGCCCATCACGGCCGCCGATCTGGCCGACGTGCTGCCCAAAGCCAAGAAGTAG
- the cpdB gene encoding 2',3'-cyclic-nucleotide 2'-phosphodiesterase → MKKHLPLIGALLLGAAGAQTVELRILETTDLHTNALGYDYYQDKPTGEYGLEYTATLIKNAREEKRNSMLFDNGDLIQGNPLGDYVARVKPLAAGQMHPMHAAMAAIGYDAGNLGNHEFNYGLPFLQGVLGSAPMPYVSSNVFLADADTDPSNDKNAFTPYLIQRKLVRDTYGRPYYLNVGIIGFLPPQIMQWDKSNLEGKVTTRDIVETARRFIPEMKARGADVIVAIAHSGITADYQPGQENVATELTKVEGVDVVLSGHSHQVFPGPVYKSIPGADITNGTINGKPVVMAGFWGNDLGIVDLSLTKKGNRWAITSGKASVRPIWDTATKKNLVTPDPKIAAAVKAAHEGTLAYVRGKVADLSAPINSYWALAQDDPSVQLVSNAQTAYVKAALSSGPYKDLPVLSAAAPFKAGGRGGASYFTDIPAGTLAIKNVADLYVYPNTVQAVVVTGAQVGEWLERSAGQFKQIDPAKTEPQVLVDDSFPTYNFDVLDGVTYEIDVSQPSRYGAAAELANPNASRIRNLQYQGKPIDPAQKFVVATNNYRASGGGKFPGLDGKNIVLEAPDETRQALIGYFQQQRTVNPTADGNWKLTPLPGVTLLYVSSPNAQKYLPAGATLLRTRDDGFAEYTIKF, encoded by the coding sequence GTGAAAAAACATCTTCCCCTGATCGGGGCGCTGCTGCTCGGTGCAGCCGGCGCTCAGACCGTCGAACTCCGCATTCTGGAAACCACGGACCTGCACACCAACGCGCTGGGCTACGACTACTACCAGGACAAGCCGACCGGTGAGTACGGCCTGGAATACACCGCCACGCTGATCAAGAATGCCCGCGAGGAGAAGCGCAACTCCATGCTCTTCGACAACGGCGACCTGATCCAGGGTAACCCGCTGGGCGATTACGTGGCGCGCGTCAAGCCCCTCGCCGCCGGCCAGATGCACCCCATGCACGCCGCGATGGCCGCCATCGGCTACGACGCCGGCAACCTGGGCAACCACGAATTCAACTATGGCCTGCCCTTCCTGCAGGGCGTGCTGGGCAGCGCTCCCATGCCCTACGTCAGCTCCAACGTCTTCCTCGCCGACGCTGACACGGATCCCTCCAACGACAAGAACGCCTTCACGCCCTACCTGATCCAGCGCAAGCTGGTGCGCGACACCTACGGCCGTCCGTACTATCTCAACGTCGGCATCATCGGCTTCCTGCCTCCGCAGATCATGCAGTGGGACAAGAGCAACCTGGAAGGCAAGGTCACGACCCGCGACATCGTGGAGACCGCCCGCCGCTTCATCCCCGAGATGAAGGCGCGCGGCGCCGACGTGATCGTGGCCATCGCCCACTCGGGCATCACCGCCGACTACCAGCCCGGCCAGGAGAACGTGGCGACCGAGCTGACCAAGGTGGAGGGCGTGGACGTGGTGCTCAGCGGCCACAGCCATCAGGTGTTCCCGGGGCCGGTGTACAAGAGCATTCCCGGCGCCGACATCACCAATGGCACCATCAACGGCAAGCCCGTGGTCATGGCCGGCTTCTGGGGCAACGACCTGGGCATCGTCGACCTGAGCCTGACCAAGAAGGGCAACCGCTGGGCCATCACATCCGGCAAGGCCAGCGTGCGACCGATCTGGGACACGGCGACCAAGAAGAACCTCGTCACGCCCGACCCGAAGATCGCGGCGGCGGTGAAGGCCGCCCACGAGGGCACCCTGGCCTATGTGCGCGGCAAGGTCGCCGACCTGTCTGCGCCCATCAACTCCTACTGGGCACTGGCCCAGGACGACCCCTCCGTGCAGCTGGTGAGCAACGCCCAGACCGCCTACGTCAAGGCGGCCCTGAGCAGCGGCCCGTACAAGGATCTGCCGGTGCTGAGCGCGGCCGCTCCCTTCAAGGCCGGCGGACGCGGCGGCGCCAGCTACTTCACCGACATTCCTGCGGGCACCCTAGCGATCAAGAACGTGGCCGACCTGTACGTGTACCCCAACACCGTCCAGGCCGTGGTCGTGACCGGCGCCCAGGTGGGGGAGTGGCTGGAGCGCTCGGCCGGGCAGTTCAAGCAGATCGACCCCGCCAAGACCGAGCCCCAGGTGCTGGTCGACGATTCCTTTCCCACCTACAACTTCGACGTGCTGGACGGCGTGACCTACGAGATCGACGTGAGCCAGCCCAGCCGCTATGGCGCGGCGGCCGAACTTGCCAACCCGAATGCCAGCCGCATCAGGAACCTGCAGTACCAGGGCAAACCCATCGATCCGGCCCAGAAGTTCGTGGTCGCCACCAACAACTACCGCGCCTCCGGCGGCGGCAAGTTCCCCGGTCTGGACGGCAAGAACATCGTCCTGGAAGCGCCTGATGAGACCCGCCAGGCGTTGATCGGCTACTTCCAGCAGCAGAGGACGGTGAACCCCACCGCCGACGGCAACTGGAAGCTGACGCCCCTCCCCGGCGTGACCCTGCTGTATGTCAGCTCGCCCAACGCCCAGAAGTACCTGCCCGCCGGCGCGACGCTGCTCAGGACGCGCGACGACGGCTTCGCGGAGTACACGATCAAGTTCTGA
- a CDS encoding gamma-glutamyltransferase family protein: MSYQPDTLAPRRPVYAARGMVATGQPLAAQAGLSILQAGGNAIDAAIATAAALTVVEPTSNGLGGDLFALVWTGGELHGLNASGAAPAALSLEALQERHGGEMPRHGWTPVTVPGGVRGWADLHARFGRLEFAQVLAPAIRYARDGYPLSPVLAAGWARAIQIYRALEAPLLDEWFRTFAPDGFSPAPGALWRSEAHARTLEAIAASHGEAFYSGDLAARIDAHARATGGLLRAADLAAHRSEWVTPIHTDYLDHRVYEIPPNGQGIAALIALNVLRDLPLPGRRDDPEGLHLQIEAMKRGFHDAHRFVGDPRHAPVDVQSLLSEANAAAHRSLLGTVAHDPATRAPGTGGTVYLATADDAGNMVSLIQSNYMGFGSGVVVPGTGVALHNRGHNFSLEAGHPNVLAPGKRPYHTIIPGFLGRTDGTPVGPFGVMGGFMQPQGHLQVVLNTVRYGMNPQQALDAPRWQWHSGLQVEVEPALGTGLSRELARRGHGITVGLEPGSFGRGQMIRRSADTGVLEGGTESRTDGHIAAY; the protein is encoded by the coding sequence ATGTCCTACCAACCCGATACGCTGGCTCCGCGCCGCCCGGTCTACGCTGCGCGCGGCATGGTCGCCACCGGACAACCCCTGGCAGCCCAGGCGGGCCTGAGCATCCTGCAGGCGGGCGGCAACGCCATCGACGCCGCGATCGCCACGGCGGCGGCCCTGACCGTCGTGGAGCCGACCAGCAACGGCCTGGGCGGCGACCTCTTCGCGCTGGTCTGGACCGGGGGTGAGCTGCACGGCCTGAACGCCAGCGGGGCGGCCCCCGCCGCGCTGAGCCTGGAGGCGCTGCAGGAGCGCCACGGCGGCGAGATGCCCCGCCACGGCTGGACGCCCGTCACCGTGCCCGGCGGCGTGCGCGGCTGGGCCGACCTGCACGCCCGTTTCGGACGCCTGGAGTTCGCGCAGGTGCTGGCCCCGGCGATCCGGTACGCGCGGGACGGCTACCCGCTCTCGCCCGTGCTGGCGGCCGGCTGGGCGCGCGCCATCCAGATCTACCGCGCCCTGGAGGCGCCCCTGCTGGACGAATGGTTCCGCACCTTCGCCCCAGACGGCTTCTCCCCGGCCCCGGGAGCCCTGTGGCGCAGCGAGGCCCACGCCCGCACCCTGGAGGCCATCGCGGCCAGCCACGGCGAGGCCTTCTACAGCGGCGACCTGGCCGCGCGGATCGACGCTCACGCCCGCGCGACCGGCGGCCTGCTGCGCGCGGCCGACCTGGCGGCCCACCGCTCGGAGTGGGTCACGCCGATCCACACGGACTACCTGGATCACCGTGTCTATGAGATTCCACCCAACGGCCAGGGGATCGCCGCGCTGATCGCCCTCAACGTGCTGCGGGATCTTCCCCTGCCCGGGCGCCGGGACGATCCCGAGGGCCTGCACCTGCAGATCGAGGCCATGAAACGGGGCTTCCACGACGCGCACCGCTTCGTGGGCGACCCCCGGCACGCTCCGGTGGATGTCCAGTCCCTGCTCTCGGAGGCGAACGCGGCCGCCCACCGCTCCCTGCTGGGCACGGTCGCCCACGACCCGGCCACCCGCGCGCCGGGCACCGGCGGCACCGTGTATCTGGCGACCGCCGACGACGCCGGGAACATGGTCAGCCTGATCCAGAGCAACTACATGGGCTTCGGCTCCGGCGTGGTCGTGCCCGGCACCGGCGTGGCCCTGCACAACCGGGGCCACAACTTCAGCCTGGAGGCCGGGCACCCGAACGTGCTCGCGCCCGGCAAACGCCCCTACCACACCATCATCCCCGGCTTCCTGGGCCGCACGGACGGCACCCCGGTCGGCCCGTTCGGCGTCATGGGCGGCTTCATGCAGCCCCAGGGGCATCTGCAGGTCGTGCTGAACACCGTGCGCTACGGCATGAACCCGCAGCAGGCCCTGGACGCCCCGCGCTGGCAGTGGCACAGCGGCCTGCAGGTCGAGGTCGAGCCCGCCCTGGGCACCGGCCTGTCCCGCGAGCTGGCGCGGCGGGGGCACGGGATCACCGTGGGGCTGGAGCCCGGAAGCTTCGGGCGCGGCCAGATGATCCGCCGCAGCGCGGACACCGGGGTGCTGGAAGGCGGCACCGAGAGCCGGACGGACGGCCATATCGCCGCGTACTGA